From the Candidatus Delongbacteria bacterium genome, the window CGAGACCCTGGCCCAGATCCTGGCGCGCCGGCGCAGTCAGGATCGATCCCGTTTCGAAGTGGAGCGTGACCGCATGGCCACGGACCTGGAAGAGCAGGTCTTCCAGATCCAGCGGCTCTTGGCCGAGGCGCCCACCCAGGAGCAGTTCACCACGGTCGTCAAGACCCTGGAAGAGCTGCAGGCGAGTGCGTGATGGCCACGCTGGTCCAGAGCGGCCTGCCGGTCGGCGCCGTCTACGTCCTCCAGGACAATCTGTTCCTGGTGGACCGGGGCGGCCGGCAGCACGGCCTTCTGGTCCGCACGGGCAAGGTGCCCCAGACGGGTGTCCTGTCCCTGCCCGGCCTGCGCGACTCCAACTACGCCCTGTTCTTTCGGCCGCTTCACCTGGTGAACCAGTCCCGGCTCTCCATCGACGTTGGGGACCGGGCCTCCTTCCGCCGGCGGCTGGAGCACGTGGTGCCGCCCCCGGTCATCCTGCTCACTGCCATGGCGGATGGGCTCGAAGTGGAGCTCACCTGGACCCATCCGGCGGACGGCTTCGCCGGGCACCGAGTGGTGGCCCAGGCGAAAAGCACGGGAAGTCCCGTCTGGGAGGACGTGGCAGAAACCCGGGACCGCCAGGCGCGCCGGCTGGTGGCGGCTGGGCTTCAGGGCGGGACCTGCTACGCCTTTCGGATCCGGCAGGAGACAGTGGAAGGACGATTCCGCGGGACCAGCCGTGTCTTGAATGCGACGACGGGGGACGCCCCGGCAGGAGATGGATCCGTCAACCTGCAGCGAGGCGGGTCGTTTGAAACGGAAGTCTGGTAGGAGGATTCATGGCGAACGCAATCACACGATCCACGGAGTGCTCGGTCTTCGGCGGCTATTCGATGAAGATCCAGGCTCAGGGCGGGCCGGTGGCGACGGATCTGCTGAAGGTCAACTTCATCGACCTGCGTGGTCTGTCGAAGGTCTGCATTTCGGCATACATCCGCATGCACCTGCGCAATGCCGGCACCTTATACGCACGGATCACGCCCTACTACGAAGACCACATGCCCATGGTGCCCATCGACTGGACGGTGCTGACGCAGTCGGGGGAGACTCAGTTCACGCGCTACTGGCGCAGCTTCGATATGTCGAGGCTCGGTGATGCTGGTGAGCTGCCCCTGGGCACGGTCTTCATCAAGCTCTCCTTTGGCTGGGACGGCGCCCTGGCGTCTGGCACAGCCTACGTGGACGCGGTCAAGGCGGAGCAGGGGGTGTTCCCCACCCACTGGACGCCCTATGGTCTGAAGGAGCAGGACTCCCTGGACTTGGTTTCCGATGGGGAAGTTTTCAAGCGGGTGATAGATGTCTCCCGGGACGGCATGATTACGCCTGGCTCCATTGAGAACGGGGCGGTGGTGAACCCTAAGCTGGCTGATGGGGCGGTGAGCACGACCAAGATCGAGGACGGGGCCGTCCACCTTGGCAGTAAGGTGACGGGGGAACTGCCCAATGCCAACCTGGCGCGTATTGAGCTTCCCAGCCTGATCGCCGACAACCTCTTGCCCGAAACCAAGTTGGACTCGGCTTCCCAGGGCAAGCTGGCCGCCCTGCGCACGGACGGTCGGGTTAGGGGCAACTTGGTGCAGGAAGATGCCGGCGCACCAGGTGGGGTCCGAACCTTGATCAACACGGCCACAGGCCAAGTGACCTCGGACCTGAAGGCTTCGGACGGCTCGGTCATCGACACGGTCATCCGCAATTCCGCTTCCTTGCACACCCGTGCCATTGCCGAGCCCTATGAGGACGGCAACATCCCCGTTGGAAGCATCCACAGCGCTGGCGGCGGGGTCTACACCTACCGCTTGGGCTACCAGGCGGCGAGCGCGGCCATCAACATTGGCGAGTCGGGTGATACCCTGGCCGGCCTCTTTGACCTGTTGAACTCGGCGGGCGGGGACCTGCTGGATTCGGGGGGCAACCCGGTCAGTGTGACGGGCATGTGCCTGAACCAGAACGGTACGACGCCCATCTCCCCTGGGGATTCGCAATCAGGATCCAGTCTGGGTGCGGGCTGGTGGCTGAACGACGGTGGCGCCATTCCGCTCTCCACGGTCTTCATCAAGCTCTCGGCGTTCCCCGCCGTGAGCGTGACCCACTTCGACGTGCTTTACAGCCGGCGCAACACGGTGGGGGCGCTGGGGCGCAATGCCCTGGTGAAGAAGGCTGTCGTCTCCGGCGAGGCGGATCCCAACCTCACCAACACGATCCACGACCTGAAGGGCACGGGGGATTGGAATACGCCCGTGGCAACGGGCCGAAAGCTCATCGAGCTGACCGACTCTTCGGGGAACATCGCCCCGGGCAAGGTCAACACGGCCGCCATTGCGGATAGCGCCGTCAGCTCGGGGAAGATTGCAGCGGGGGCCGTGGGCTCCACACAGATCGGCACGGGCGCGGTCGGCACCACGCAGCTGGGCACGAGCTCGGTGACGGACGCCAAACTGGTGGCGGGGGCTGTCACCGAGACGAAGCTGGACAACGCGGCGGTCACCAACGCGAAGATCGCCAACGGCGCTGTCTCCACGCCCAAGCTCGCCGACGCGGCCGTCTCCACAACCAAGATCGCCACGAACGCCGTGGACAACACAAGACTGGCCCAGGACAACGCCTCGCTGGGCAAGCTGACGGGCAACTCCCTGCAGCGCCAGGCGGACGGGTCGGTCGCCCTGGGTAGCGGCACGCCCTTGGTGCATCTGGCAGACGGGTCCACAGTGGTGACAAGCCAGGGCCTCATCGGGGCCGCCAAGGTGGCCGAAGGCGCTTTGCAGGACGCGGCGGTGACGGGCGGCAAGCTGGCCACGGGCGCGGTGACGGGTACGAAGCTCTCGGACGGCTCCGTCTCCGCGGCCAAGATCGTCGACGGATCGGTGGGGGCTTCCAAGATCGCCACGGGCGCCGTCACCAGCGGCAAGATCGCGGCAGGTGTGGTCGGCTCCACCGAGCTGGGCGCCAGCGCTGTGACAAGCGCCAAACTGGCCGATGGGGCGGTCACGGGAGCCAAGCTAAGCGCGGGGGCTGTGGGCTCCAGCAACCTAGCGGATGCGGCGGTGGGCACAGCGAAGCTGTCGGATGGCGCTGTCTCCCAGACCAAGATGGGCTCGGCCTCGGTGGGCCAGTCCCAGCTCATCGACGGGGCTGTCTCCACAGCCAAGATCGCCCCGGGCGCCGTGGCCACCGACCGGTTAGCGGACGGCGCGGTCTCGGGCACGAAGCTCGCTTCCGGGGCCGTGGGGGCCGGCCATGTGGGGGCAGGGGCCATCGGGACAAACCAGCTGGCCGCGGACTCCGTGACGGCGGCCAAGCTCGCCACCGGAGCCGTCACGCGCGACAAGGTCGACGCCGGCGTCTTCTCGGAGCTGTCCACCGTCAACTTGGTGATCAACGGCTCCTTCGAGACAGGAGTCTGGGTGTAATGGCCACGGGCAGCGCCACTCAGTCCACCAATCGCGTCTTCCTGGGTGGCTTCACCATGCGCATCGAGGCCATAGGCGCCGACTTCTGGTGCGGCTGGTCCAACGCCATTGACGTGCAGCACTTCGCCACCTCGCTCATGCTCTCCTGTTGGGTGTCGGGCGAGACCTTCACCGGCGCCGCCAGTCTGAAGGCGGAGGTTCACTTCTTCAGTGTGCTGGGCACGGATCTGGGATCCGAAGTCGTTTGGGCCGACCACGCGGGGCTGAGTGCGGACTTCACACAGTACATGGCCCAAGTGAAGAAGAGCGCCATGCCAGCCGGAACGCGCTTCATCCGCCTGCGCTTCGGCATCACGGATGGCGTGGGCATGGCCACGGGCGTTGCATACGTGGATGCCGTGCAGGCAGTCCCGGGCGAGTGGCTGCCGGCCTGGACGCCCAGCCTGCTCGTGGAAGGAACCACGTTGGACGCCATTGCCGATGGTTCCACCTACGGTCGCGTGAGAAAGACCGCTCTGGATGGCACGGGGCAGCTCGATCTGGCGTCCACGGGCATCAAGAACCGCGGTGCGCTGGCCCTGAAGGACATGGTCTCAAGCAAAGAGATCGACAAGGATGCGGTGACGAGCGCAGTCATCCAGGACGGCGCGGTCATCCAAACCAAGCTCGGCGCCCTGGCGGTGGGCACGTCGCAGCTGGCCAACAGTGCCGTCACTTCCACCAAGATTGGCTCGGGCGCGGTGGGCGCCACGCAACTGGCCAGCAGCGTCAGCAGCCTGACCAAGGTCTCGGGCGGCATCCTGACGGGGTCCGGGAATGTGGCAACCTTACCCAGTGGCAAAACCCTGAACGCGGCGGCTGGCGTCGTCATGCTCAAGACCTTCACGTCCATGCCCACTGTTAGCCAGGTCATCGACGGGGAGTGGTTCGCCGTGACGATGGGCGGCAGTCGGGGGATCTACGTGCGCTCTGGGACGACAGCCTTCAATGGCGCAGGCATCGAGAGCGGGTTCAGTTCCTGACGAAGGGAGGACGGAATGCTGGGAGACACGGGACTGGCGACATGGGGCGGCTGGCTGTTCGGCGCTGTCACCCTTCTCGTGACCATCATCCTGGCCTATGTCATCAAGCCCATCAGCGACCGGGGCCTGCGAACCGAGCGGGACCTGAAGACTCTTTCGCAAACACACGCCGACCGGCTGACCGAACTACGGCGGGAACAGGAGGGGCGCATGGAAGCGCTGCGTGACGACCAGCGCGAGCGGTTGGAGGGGCTGGGCAAGAAGCAGGTGGAAACGGAGACCACGCTGCGCATCTACGTGGAGACCCAGGCCAAGATCCAGCAGGCCCTGGGCCGCATCGAGGGTGGTCTTTCCCAGGTGGTCGGTGCCCAAACGTCGCAGGCCGCATCCCTTTCCAGGCTGGAGGACGAGGTGGGCGAGATCCGGCGACTGCACATGAAGCGGGAGCCCGCATGAAGCTCCGGGTGGTCCTGGGTCTGTTCCTGGCCCTCTTGGGCATCGTTGCCTGGCAGGAATGGCGGGTGCAAGAGGCGCAGGAGGCCGCTGGCGCTGTCAGGCGCGCGGCCGTCCAGGCCGAGGTCCCCCTGCAGGTGGACGACTCGACGACGGTCACCCGCGGGCTGGAAGGCATTTTGCTGGAGCGGGATGCCAGCATCCGGCGACTGACGCGCGAGCTGAAGGCAACCAGCCGGGCCCAGTTGACCCTGGAAATGATGCTGGACCTGCGAGACGTGGAGTTGGCGGAGGCCGAGCTGCAGCTGGAGCAGGTGCGGAGCGCGCCAGCGGACTCGGGCCTGACGCGCTACGAGGTCCCCTTCACTCTGGACCAGGGGGACAGCCTCGATGGCGTGCACCTGGCCGGGCACGTGGCCCTGGACCAGCCAGGCCCCGACTGGCTGCCCAGCCTGGCCGTCCGGCTGGACGTGCTGCAAAACCGGAGCCGGGTAGAGATCGACCTGGTGGAGGGCGAGGACGGCTGGCGGGCCATCACCCGCACGGGCAGCCCGGCGCTGACCGCCGACGTGACCCTAGCCGTGCAGCCGCGGGAGCTTGGCTTCTGGGAGCGCTTGCACCCGCTGGCTGGATTGGGCGTGCAGGATGGCCACCCGCGGGTTATTGCCGGCGCCCGGCTGGATCCTTGGGGCACAGCGGTATCCGCTGGCGCGGGGGCCGTGGGCGTCTACGTGTTCAGGGCATTCTGATAGGAGGGATCCATGTTCGATCAACTGGTGCGCGCGGCTGCGGTGAACCTGGGCTACACGGCCCTGATGGTTTTACTGGCCGTGGGCCTGTGGAAGGCCGCCGACTGCTGGCTCTTCCCGGGCATCGACTTCATCCCGGAGATCCGAAAGGGCAACGTGGCCGCGGCCATCCTGGCCGGCGTGCTGCTGCTCTTCTGCGCCCAGTTGGTGTCCTCGGGATTGAACTGATGGGAGCGCCATTTATGGCATCGTGGTCAAGAATGGCACTGCTCGGTGTCGTCCTTTGCACGACACTGGCAGGGGCCGGGTGGACCACCCGGTTCGATCCCCACTTCCGGAAATACTCCAAGCGATACTTCGGGGCGGACTTCGACTGGCGCTGGTGGAAGGCCCAGGCAATCGCCGAGAGCGGTCTGGATTCGACGGCGAGAAGCTGGTGCGGAGCCCAGGGTCTGATGCAGATCATGCCGGGCACCTGGGCGGGCATCGCTCCTATACTGGGCGTCACCTCGCCCTGGCTGGTGAAGGACAGTATCCAGGCGGGGATCTACTACGACGCCCGCATGTGGGCGATCTGGAAGGCTCCGCGCCCGCTGATGGATAAGATCGCCTTCACCCTGGCCAGCTATAACGCCGGCCCGGGACACATCATCAAGGCCCAGACTATGGTGCCGGGCGGCCAATCAAGGGAGTGGGATCCGGTGGCTGCCCAGTTGCACAAAGTCACAGGTAGGCACGCTGAGGAGACGCGGAGCTACGTCGTCCGGATCGGTCGCTACTTCAAGGTCCTGCGAAGTGCAGAATAGACCGCGTTCATCCTCCAGCAAGCTGAGTGGTAACGGTGATGTCCTCGGCTTCTAGGAGCATTGTCTCTGTGTAGTCATCAGGCTTTCCATCCCAGAATCGGCCATCAACGTAGACCCACTTGCTTGAGGCGCTGAGACGCGCGAGTTCTTCCACGGCCTCCCAGACGGGCAGCGTCACCTCGCGGTGCCCTTCAATTGAGAACATTTTGTACGTGACCAACATGATGCTCTCTCCTTCAAGACTTTGGCCCCGGGCAGGTATGCGGACGTGCCAGGGATTCGTTTGCAGGATCAAGGTGGACTGTGGCAATCTTGGGGATCCATGGTCCTGTCTCCTTTGGAAAGAGACGGGTGCCGAGCCAAGGAGACGGGGAGGAGACCGATAACGAAAAAGGGTCCCGCCTTTCGGCGGAGCCCTTTGTCCATCAAACGCACCCATGCCCGGTTCGGTTCCTCCTCAACGGCGCGGAAGAAGGCCGGCAGCTCATCCGGCATCAGGCGTCGGCTGCGTTTGGTTGCCCGGCAAAAGAGACCGAGGCTACGAGTTGCGGATCCGGCGATTGCATCTGGGGCTCAGCCACCCGCCCTAGCATTCATGCCGGGTGTCGTTTGAAATGTCCCACCGCCCCGTTACCATTGGTTCCGAGGTTCCCGGAGGCGACAACCGTGGGACGATTCACGAGATCAAATTGCTGATCGATGGCCCCCCGCCTGGGGGCCATTTTATTGATCTCATCCTCCTCTTCGGCGCTCTCTGGACATTTCGGTCACATGCCGGTCAAATGATTTTCCGTGACAGGGCCATCACCGCCGGGAGTTTCCCAACACCTGACCATCTCGTAAGTCTTTGTCACAGCGCACTTACGGGAGCTTCCGGGAGAAAAACAGAGGAAGCCTTAGGCTTCCTCTGCTTGTCACTGGATCAGGAAAGACCGCTGAGCGCGGCATTGGAGGTTGGTGAAGGAGGCTGACCCCGCCAGCCGCGGGGCCGGTTTCGAAGTCAGGGCCCCTTATACCCGCGGAGCGGGTCGAGGTTCCAACCGGCGACAACTTTTTTGGACGCGGATTCGCTTCCGGGCGGCCCGGTGGATCCGCGGCCCGGTCCGGCCGGCGTCCGGGGCTGCCGATGGGCTGGCGCCCCTTTTTTACCTTCGGCCCGTCAGCCATCATCGCCAAAGCAAAGGCCGCCCCATGATCCCCTTCGTTCGCCGCCCGCGGATGCTCCGCTGGACCCTGCTCGTTCTGGCCCTGGCCAGTCTGCCCTTCGGGTGCGGATCCCGGGAAAAGACGCTGATCATTCTACACACCAATGATATCCACTCCTGGTTTGCCGCCTATGACGGGCAGTTGGAAGGCGGCGAGCCCGCCCGCTTCGGGGGCGCGCCCGTCCTGGCCGGCCTGGTGCGCCAGTTCCGGGCGGACAATCCGGGCCAGGTGCTCTACCTGGATGCGGGCGACATCTTCCAGGGCACGCCCATCAGCACGCTGACCGAGGGCCGGGCCTGTGTGGAAGTGCTCAACCTGCTGGCCCCGGATGCCTTCGAACTGGGCAACCACGAATTCGACTACGGCATGGAGGCCCAGCGCAAGGCCTTGAGCAACGCCACCTTTCCCTATCTGCAGGGCAACGTGCGGATGGTCGGACACGCCCAGCCCTACTGCCCGTCGGATCTGTTGATCAACCGCAACGGCCTGCAGGTGGCCGTGCTGGGCCTGAACACGGACCAGCTCCACCGGGTCTGCGACCCGCGCCTGACCAGCGGCTTCAAGGTGGATTCCAGCCAGGCCGTGACCCGCAAGTGGCTGACCCGCGTGACGGCCGATGTGAAAATCCTGCTGTCCCACAACGGCTTCGAAGCCGACAGCCTGCTGGCCCTGGCCGTGCCCGGGATCGACCTGATCGTGGGCGGACACAGCCACACGGCGCTGGCCCAGCCCGTCAAGGTGGGCGGAACCTGGATCGTCCAGGCCGGCGACAAGGGCCGCTATCTGGGCGTGGACACCCTCTGGGTCAAGCCGGGCAAGGGCGTGCAGCGCTGTTCGGGCCGTCTGGTGCCCGTGCTGGAGGGCGCCGCCGGGCCTGCCGCGGACGTGGCCGCCGTGGTGGAGGGCCACGAGCGGCAGGTCAACGAGCAGCTGGGCGGCCAGGTGGCCACCCTGCTGGGGGACTGGCCGGCGGACGCGCACAACGAATCGGCGCTGGGCAACTGGCTCTGCGCGGCCATCCGCCAGGAGAGCGGCGCGCAGATCGGGCTCTGGAACAGCGGCGGGATCCGCAAGGGCATGGTCGCCGGGCCGCTCCGGGTGCGGGACTTCTGGGAGATCTCGCCCTTCGGCAACGAGATCCTGGTGGCGCCCATGAGCGGCGGACAGCTGCGCAAGCTCTTCGTGGACGAGGTGGCCCGCGGCTCCCTGCACCTGCACTTCGACGGGTTGCGGGTGGGAGTGGACGAACAGGGCGGTGTGGGCAGCATCCTGGTGGGCTCGCAGCCCCTGGCCACCGACAAGACCTACAGTGTGGCGCTCAGCGACTTCCTCTGGAACCAGTTCCGCCAGCCCGCGGACAGCCTGATCCGGCCCCGGCGCACGGGCGTGATCGACCGGGACATGCTGATCGCCCGGGCCCGGGCCGAACAGCAGATCCAGCCCCTGACCGACGGCCGCTGGGGGCCGGGCCGCAGCCATGACACCCCCTGAGGACCCGGGCATCCGCTTCAATCTGGCGCCGGGACCCTCGCGCCTGCTGCCCCTGATGCCCCGGGCCGCCGCCAACTTCCTGGAGTCCGGCCTGGGCGGCCTGCATCACCGTTCGCCCGAACTGGGCGCACTCACCGGGCGGCTGGTGGAGCGCCTGCGG encodes:
- a CDS encoding fibronectin type III domain-containing protein, producing MATLVQSGLPVGAVYVLQDNLFLVDRGGRQHGLLVRTGKVPQTGVLSLPGLRDSNYALFFRPLHLVNQSRLSIDVGDRASFRRRLEHVVPPPVILLTAMADGLEVELTWTHPADGFAGHRVVAQAKSTGSPVWEDVAETRDRQARRLVAAGLQGGTCYAFRIRQETVEGRFRGTSRVLNATTGDAPAGDGSVNLQRGGSFETEVW
- a CDS encoding transglycosylase SLT domain-containing protein; translated protein: MALLGVVLCTTLAGAGWTTRFDPHFRKYSKRYFGADFDWRWWKAQAIAESGLDSTARSWCGAQGLMQIMPGTWAGIAPILGVTSPWLVKDSIQAGIYYDARMWAIWKAPRPLMDKIAFTLASYNAGPGHIIKAQTMVPGGQSREWDPVAAQLHKVTGRHAEETRSYVVRIGRYFKVLRSAE
- a CDS encoding bifunctional UDP-sugar hydrolase/5'-nucleotidase — protein: MIPFVRRPRMLRWTLLVLALASLPFGCGSREKTLIILHTNDIHSWFAAYDGQLEGGEPARFGGAPVLAGLVRQFRADNPGQVLYLDAGDIFQGTPISTLTEGRACVEVLNLLAPDAFELGNHEFDYGMEAQRKALSNATFPYLQGNVRMVGHAQPYCPSDLLINRNGLQVAVLGLNTDQLHRVCDPRLTSGFKVDSSQAVTRKWLTRVTADVKILLSHNGFEADSLLALAVPGIDLIVGGHSHTALAQPVKVGGTWIVQAGDKGRYLGVDTLWVKPGKGVQRCSGRLVPVLEGAAGPAADVAAVVEGHERQVNEQLGGQVATLLGDWPADAHNESALGNWLCAAIRQESGAQIGLWNSGGIRKGMVAGPLRVRDFWEISPFGNEILVAPMSGGQLRKLFVDEVARGSLHLHFDGLRVGVDEQGGVGSILVGSQPLATDKTYSVALSDFLWNQFRQPADSLIRPRRTGVIDRDMLIARARAEQQIQPLTDGRWGPGRSHDTP